One genomic region from Bactrocera tryoni isolate S06 chromosome 3, CSIRO_BtryS06_freeze2, whole genome shotgun sequence encodes:
- the LOC120771282 gene encoding kinesin-like protein KIF13A isoform X3, with product MSTDKIKVAVRVRPFNRREIELGTKCIVEMEKQQTILQNPPSLDKLERKPPKTFAFDHCFYSLNPEDQKFASQESVFDCVGRDILYNAFQGYNACIFAYGQTGSGKSYTMMGSLESKGIIPRLCDELFSAIANKTTQDLMYKVEVSYMEIYNEKVHDLLDPKPNKQSLKVREHNVLGPYVDGLSQLAVSSYKDIDNLMTEGNKSRTVAATNMNAESSRSHAVFSVVLTQILTDQATGVSGEKVSRMSLVDLAGSERAVKTGAVGDRLKEGSNINKSLTTLGLVISKLADQSNGKKSGNDKFVPYRDSVLTWLLKDNLGGNSKTVMVATISPSADNYEETLSTLRYADRAKRIVNHAVVNEDPNARIIRELRLEVEALRNMLKHATGSPVGDVQRVDIHDKLAESENLMKQISQTWEEKLVKTERIQNERQQALEKMGISVQASGIKVEKNKYYLVNLNADPSLNELLVYYLKERTLIGGHSISGQQPDIQLSGLGIQPEHCVIVIEDGGLFMEPIQGARCFVNGSAVLEKIPLHNGDRILWGNHHFFRVNCPKSANANMISEPQTPAQLIDYNFARDEIMQNELSNDPIQTAIARLERQHEEDKQVALEKQRQEYERQFQQLRNTLSPSTPYAPYTPYDPLRLGKITPNTPTSQMRVEKWAQERDEMFRRSLGQLKNDIMRANALVQEANFLAEEMEKKTKFSVTLQIPPANLSPNRRRGAFVSEPAILVKRTNSGSQIWTMEKLENKLIDMREMYQEHKERLLNGLESENSKSLDPFYESQENHNLIGVANIFLEVLFHDVKLDYHTPIISQQGEVAGRLQVEVQRIAGQMPQDRMCESISESSTDSRDEYDDPVDPMSNQITCRVSIKSATGLPLSLSNFVFCQYTFWGHQETVVPVINAEAPSHDQNKVFKFEHTKDFTVAINEEFLEHCIEGALSVEVWGHRSAGFSKTKGWEVEQQQAKARSLVDRWAELSRKIELWVEIHELNDNGEYSPVEVTNRTEVLTGGIYQLRQGQQRRVNVRVKPVQNSGTLPIICQSIVNIAIGSISVRSRLQRPLDSYQEEDLTVLRERWSEALGRRRSYLDQQIQKLIKKEEKTEEERERELSLVHQWVSLTEERNAVLVPAPGSGIPGAPASWEPPAGMEPHVPVLFLDLNADDMSAQNTNDEFSVAGQNSILSKEHGHKFYTLQILQHLEKDVCSIASWDSSMHDSQALNRVTEANERVYLILRTTVRLSHPAPMDLVLRKRISINIKKGPSITDRLKKFRLVRGENAILQTGVTYEVVSNIPKASEELEDRESLAQLAASGDDCSASDGETYIEKYTRGVSAVESILTLDRLRQSVAVKELETAHGQPLSMRKTVSVPNFSQLMRFDASMESLLNVGRSESFADLNNQTLNSKFPAHPAIRDFGTRNRHSFGGKGSNDEPPCKPFGIASPATSKLLGMRMTTLHEEPLGVHRALAEEPEDSYSDSEYTNNEYEQEKNQQNNYHTRSRLTASKTMDSFMDVSNHSNHSYLSYTSSANANMKHLTGLATPSMSSSTSSGYGSQAVSCSNLTNDDIASMRSMSIDETPDYHSNSPPNRQTRFNPFLKDMPKANGNNKQQNQQQQQQPAQTTTPHSTMNDDQSDPTQIQQKSAPESATNAETTNEIRTTLNTLNDNEANNTNAKLPNITTKAQYSAANTQLDMEMDAVADNGDYVANTINDDDIVELKNNNNCETTTTTAAKLINNHNNSENNKNTTNTTATLISNNIVTDNQNGNDTINHTTTTTTNEAEQQQQQQQPLEGNGIVRGQLPAGKVVRRKKTPPQGGGNVMSSSVISTNNNGGASRAQLQRASVAQMEGILTASNDRLNVSMTGSMELDAETDASLPDWVLVGESVLIRPYNTSGVISYIGNTHFQAGTWIGVELDTPTGKNDGTVQGIQYFQCKPKHGIFVRYDKLILDKRGKAMRAYKAEKSNSKDTSMMTRSKSRGESLASVGGAASSRK from the exons aAAACCACCCAAGACATTTGCATTCGATCACTGCTTCTACTCGTTAAATCCCGAAGACCAGAAATTCGCCTCACAGGAGTCCGTCTTCGATTGTGTGGGACGTGATATACTCTATAATGCATTCCAAGGCTACAATGCCTGCATATTCGCCTATGGCCAAACAG GCTCCGGCAAATCATACACAATGATGGGTTCGCTTGAGTCCAAAGGCATCATACCACGCCTCTGCGATGAGCTCTTCTCAGCCATAGCCAATAAAACGACACAAGATCTCATGTATAAGGTGGAGGTGTCCTACATGGAAATCTATAATGAAAAAGTACATGATCTGCTCGATCCGAAACCAAATAAACAATCACTCAAGGTGCGTGAACACAATGTGTTGGGTCCATATGTGGATGGTCTGTCGCAGCTGGCGGTCTCCTCATACAAGGATATTGACAATCTCATGACCGAGGGCAATAAATCGCGTACTGTCGCCGCAACAAATATGAATGCGGAATCGTCACGTTCGCATGCTGTTTTCTCGGTGGTGCTCACACAAATACTGACCGATCAGGCGACCGGTGTGAGCGGTGAGAAGGTGTCACGTATGTCGTTGGTGGACTTGGCTGGTTCCGAACGCGCTGTGAAGACTGGTGCTGTTGGCGATCGACTCAAGGAGGGCTCCAACATTAATAA ATCACTCACCACACTGGGTTTGGTCATTTCGAAGCTGGCCGATCAATCGAATGGCAAAAAGAGTGGCAACGACAAATTCGTACCCTATCGCGACTCCGTGCTCACATGGCTGTTGAAGGACAATTTGGGTGGTAATTCAAAAACCGTTATGGTTGCCACAATATCACCATCGGCCGATAATTACGAAGAAACGCTCTCGACGCTGCGTTATGCCGATCGTGCCAAGCGTATTGTCAATCATGCTGTCGTCAATGAGGATCCAAATGCACGCATCATACGCGAATTGCGTCTGGAAGTGGAGGCGTTACGTAATATGCTCAAACATGCAACCGGTTCGCCAGTGGGCGATGTACAACGCGTCGATATTCACGACAAGCTCGCGGAAAGTGAGAATCTGATGAAGCAAATCTCACAAACGTGGGAGGAGAAGCTCGTGAAAACCGAACGCATACAAAACGAACGTCAGCAGGCGCTCGAAAAGATGGGCATTAGCGTGCAGGCGAGCGGTATTAAAGTGGAGaagaacaaatattatttagtcAATTTGAATGCTGATCCGTCCCTGAATGAGTTGTTGGTTTACTATTTAAAG GAACGCACCCTAATCGGTGGTCATAGCATTTCCGGCCAACAACCAGACATACAACTATCCGGCCTTGGTATACAACCTGAACATTGTGTCATTGTCATCGAAGACGGTGGCCTCTTTATGGAACCCATACAGGGTGCCCGTTGCTTCGTCAATGGTTCGGCAGTGCTGGAGAAGATCCCACTGCACAATGGCGATCGCATACTCTGGGGTAATCATCATTTCTTCCGTGTTAATTGTCCGAAGAGCGCCAATGCCAACATGATCTCGGAACCACAAACCCCGGCCCAGCTGATCGATTATAATTTTGCGCGCGATGAGATAATGCAAAACGAACTGAGCAATGATCCCATACAAACGGCCATCGCGCGACTCGAGCGCCAACACGAGGAAGACAAGCAAGTGGCACTGGAGAAGCAGCGACAG GAGTATGAGCGCCAGTTCCAGCAGTTGCGTAACACCTTATCGCCCAGCACACCCTACGCACCGTACACACCATACGATCCCTTGCGTTTGGGTAAGATTACACCGAACACACCCACATCGCAAATGCGCGTTGAGAAGTGGGCACAG gaGCGTGATGAGATGTTCAGGCGTTCGCTGGGCCAATTGAAAAACGATATTATGCGCGCCAATGCGTTGGTGCAGGAGGCCAACTTCCTCGCCGAGGAGATGGAGAAGAAGACAAAATTCTCAGTTACTTTACAAATACCGCCAGCCAACTTAAGTCCAAATCGGCGG CGCGGCGCTTTCGTCAGCGAACCAGCCATTTTGGTGAAACGCACGAATTCCGGCAGTCAAATTTGGACCATGGAGAAGTTGGAGAACAAGCTAATTGACATGCGCGAAATGTATCAAGAGCACAAGGAGCGCCTTTTGAATGGCTTG GAGAGTGAAAACTCCAAATCGTTGGATCCGTTCTACGAGTCGCAGGAGAATCACAATCTGATCGGTGTCGCCAACATATTCCTTGAGGTACTCTTCCACGATGTTAAGCTGGACTATCATACGCCCATTATAAGTCAACAAGGTGAAGTTGCTGGCCGACTTCAGGTCGAGGTACAACGCATTGCTGGTCAAATGCCACAGGATCGCATGTGCGAATCGATTTCCGAGTCTTCGACCGATTCACGCGACGAATACGATGATCCCGTCGATCCAATGTCCAATCAAATCACTTGCCGTGTCTCAATCAAGAGCGCCACCGGCTTGCCGCTCTCGCTATCCAACTTCGTTTTCTGCCAGTACACCTTCTGGGGCCACCAAGAGACGGTGGTGCCAGTAATCAATGCCGAAGCGCCCTCACACGATCAgaataaagtatttaaatttgagCACACCAAGGACTTCACCGTCGCCATAAATGAGGAATTCCTAGAACACTGTATTGAGGGTGCGCTATCGGTTGAGGTTTGGGGTCACCGCAGCGCCGGTTTCTCCAAGACCAAAGGCTGGGAAGTGGAGCAACAGCAGGCTAAGGCGCGTTCGCTAGTCGATCGCTGGGCGGAATTGTCGCGTAAGATCGAATTGTGGGTGGAAATACATGAGCTGAATGACAATGGTGAATACTCGCCGGTGGAGGTGACAAATCGCACCGAAGTGCTCACCGGTGGCATCTATCAGTTGCGTCAGGGCCAACAGCGGCGCGTAAATGTGCGCGTCAAGCCGGTACAAAATTCCGGCACCTTACCGATCATCTGTCAGTCCATAGTAAATATTGCAATCGGTAGCATAAGTGTGCGTTCACGTCTACAGCGACCACTCGACTCGTATCAAGAAGAAGATCTCACCGTGCTGCGTGAGCGCTGGAGTGAAGCGCTCGGCCGCCGACGCTCCTACCTCGATCAGCAGATACAGAAACTAATCAAGAAGGAGGAAAAGACCGAGGAGGAACGTGAACGTGAGTTGAGCTTGGTGCACCAGTGGGTCTCCTTGACCGAGGAACGCAATGCCGTTTTGGTGCCCGCACCCGGTTCTGGCATACCGGGCGCGCCAGCCTCTTGGGAACCACCAGCCGGCATGGAACCGCACGTGCCCGTCTTGTTTCTCGATCTAAATGCCGACGATATGTCGGCGCAAAATACCAATGACGAATTCTCTGTTGCCGGTCAAAATTCGATACTCTCCAAAGAGCATGGACACAAATTCTACACGCTACAAATATTACAACACCTCGAAAAGGATGTCTGCTCGATTGCCAGTTGGGACTCGTCCATGCACGACAGTCAGGCTTTGAATCGTGTCACCGAAGCGAACGAGCGCGTCTACCTGATCCTGCGCACCACTGTGCGACTCTCACATCCAGCACCCATGGATTTGGTGTTGCGCAAACGCATTAGCATAAACATAAAGAAAGGTCCAAGCATTACCGATCGCTTGAAAAAGTTTCGTTTGGTGCGCGGCGAGAATGCCATACTGCAGACGGGCGTCACCTACGAAGTGGTCTCCAACATACCAAAAGCATCCGAAGAGCTGGAGGATCGCGAATCCTTGGCTCAACTGGCCGCCAGCGGCGATGACTGCTCCGCAAGCGATGGCGAAACCTACATCG AAAAATACACGCGCGGCGTTTCCGCCGTGGAGAGCATACTGACGCTCGATCGCTTACGCCAAAGCGTCGCCGTCAAAGAATTGGAGACTGCGCATGGTCAGCCGCTATCGATGCGCAAGACGGTCAGCGTGCCCAATTTCTCACAG CTTATGCGTTTTGATGCCTCCATGGAGTCGCTGCTGAATGTCGGACGCTCCGAGTCCTTCGCCGATCTCAACAATCAAACATTGAACTCCAAGTTTCCAG CACATCCAGCCATACGCGACTTTGGCACACGCAATCGCCACAGCTTTGGCGGCAAGGGCAGCAATGACGAGCCGCCTTGCAAACCATTTGGCATTG CTTCACCGGCTACCAGCAAGCTATTGGGCATGCGCATGACCACACTACACGAAGAGCCGCTCGGCGTGCATCGTGCACTCGCCGAGGAGCCCGAAGACAGCTACAGCGACTCGGAATACACCAATAACGAGTACGAGCAGGAGAAGAATCAACAGAATAATTATCATACACGTTCACGCCTGACAGCCTCGAAGACCATGGACTCATTCATGGATGTCAGCAATCATTCCAATCACAGCTACTTAAGTTATACGTCCAGCGCTAATGCGAATATGAAGCATTTAACCGGACTGGCCACGCCCAGCATGAGTTCGTCCACATCGAGCGGCTATGGTTCGCAG gcgGTTTCGTGCAGCAATTTGACGAATGATGATATCGCTTCTATGCGTTCAATGAGCATTGATGAGACACCAG ACTATCATTCGAATTCACCACCCAACCGGCAAACACGCTTCAATCCATTCCTAAAAGACATGCCAAAGGCAAATGGCAATAACAAACAGCAgaatcaacagcaacaacaacagccagcGCAAACAACGACACCACATTCGACGATGAACGACGACCAAAGCGATCCAACACAAATACAACAGAAATCAGCACCGGAAAGCGCAACAAACGCCGAGACGACTAACGAAATCAGAACAACACTCAACACACTCAACGACAATGAGGCCAACAACACAAATGCAAAGCTGCCaaacataacaacaaaagcacaatACAGCGCTGCCAATACCCAGTTGGATATGGAGATGGATGCTGTGGCGGATAACGGTGATTATGTGGCAAACACCATAAACGATGATGATATTGTTGAACTAAAGAATAACAACAATtgcgaaacaacaacaacaacagcggccaagttaattaacaatcacAACAATAGTGAGAATAATAagaatacaacaaatacaacagcaACATTAATTAGCAACAACATTGTTACCGACAATCAAAATGGCAATGACACGATAaatcacacaacaacaacaacaacaaacgaagctgaacaacagcagcagcaacaacaaccgttAGAAGGTAATGGCATTGTACGCGGCCAACTGCCAGCCGGCAAAGTGGTGCGTCGCAAGAAGACACCACCACAAGGTGGTGGCAACGTCATGTCCAGCAGCGTCATAAGCACCAACAATAATGGCGGTGCGTCGCGTGCGCAGTTGCAACGTGCTTCCGTGGCACAAATGGAGGGCATATTGACGGCGTCCAATGATCGGTTGAATGTGTCGATGACCGGCAGCATGGAACTCGATGCAG AAACCGATGCATCTCTACCCGACTGGGTGCTAGTTGGCGAGTCGGTGCTAATACGTCCCTACAACACGAGCGGCGTCATCAGCTACATCGGCAACACACACTTCCAAGCTGGCACTTGGATCGGCGTTGAGCTGGACACGCCGACGGGCAAGAATGACGGCACCGTGCAGGGCATACAATATTTCCAATGCAAACCGAAACATGGCATCTTTGTGCGCTACGACAAGTTGATATTGGATAAACGTGGCAAGGCCATGCGCGCCTATAAAGCGGAGAAAAGCAACAGCAAAG ACACAAGCATGATGACACGCTCAAAGAGTCGCGGCGAATCCTTGGCCAGCGTCGGTGGCGCCGCGTCGTcacgcaaatga